A stretch of DNA from Candidatus Poribacteria bacterium:
TGCCAACCCTGCGCTCAAGCTGACGCGTCGCCAGGAGTTCCTGCAGGCACAGGTGCTCCACGACAACGGTCAGCGCGCTCGAGCGCGTGACCTGTGGGACAAGGTCGTGCGGTCGGGAAGCGACGACCTGACCCACCGCTCCCGCTACGCTGTCGGCATGTCGTACATGCGGGAGCGCGACTGGGGCAACGCGAACAAGGTCTTCACCAAGCTGATCGCGACGGCGGGAGCCAGCTACAAAGCTCGCGGGACGCTCCAGAAGGCGCTCGCGGCGCGCCGTGACCAGAAGCGCACGACGGCGCTGAAGGTGTTCGACGATCTCGAGCGGCTCTACCCCAAATCCGATGTCTTCGTCGAGTGCCTGATGGAACATGCGTGGACGCTGAAGGACGCAGGCGACTACGCCGGCGCGTTGGCGTTCTACTCCCGCGTCGCGCGCGACTTCGGCAAGAGCTCGTTCGGCGATGAAGCCTCATGGCAGTCGGCGTGGTGCCAGATCAAGCTCGGGTCGAACGACTCCGCGATCCAATCTCTCACGTCGCTCGTATTGCAGCACCCCAAGAGCAGCCATGTGGGTCGCGCGTGGTTCTGGATCGGCAAGCTGTCTGAGCGCGTCGGCAAGTGGTCGGAATCAGCAGACGCCTATCGCCGTGTCGTCGAGGCGGACACCTACTACTACGTCGACCGAGCGATTGAGCGTCTGGGAGCACTGGAATCCGACGGCCGAATACCACGGTCCGTCGTGCCGGCACTGCGCCGTGTCGTCGCGAAGTCCGCCATATCGCTGGATACGCTTCGAGGCCAGGTATCCGACCGAGTCACGCTGATGGAGGCGCTGAGCGACTACGGAGCCGCCATCGCGGAACTGACCTCGCTCGCGCAGCGCGACGCGTCGCAGCGCGCCAAGTACACGTTCCACGTCGTGACGGCCTATCAGGCAGCGGGCAAGCCGTATCAGGCATACCTCGCCGCGTATCGCTTCACGACGCTGCCCGAGGTGCGATCCAACGGAACCGCGCCCCCAATCGAGATCGGCGAACTGCTCTACCCGCTGCCATACCCCGAAGCCATTGAGAAGGAGGGGCGGGAGTTCGACATCGACCCGCACTACATCGCCGCGACCATTCGCGAGGAGAGCCGGTTTAACCCGACGGTCAAGTCGTGGGCGGGAGCTTACGGACTCATGCAGGTCATGCCGGACACCGGCAAGGTCGTCGCGCAGCGGCTCGGGATCGAGTCGTTCACGACGTCCATGCTACTGGATCCGGAGGTGAACATCCGCATCGGGAGCTGGTACCTGCGTTCACTGATGGATCAGTTTGGCGACGATCCGTACCTGGTCGCTGGGGCTTACAATGGCGGGCCGGGCCGCATGAGTCGCTGGCAGACTGAGTTCGGGGTGACGGATCGAGACGAGTTCATCGAGCAGATACCGATTGACGAGACCCGCAACCACATTTTCAAGGTTATGCACGCCTACAACACGTACACGCGGCTCTACGAGGACCTCGGAGCCGAATGAGTCCACGTCTATAGTGCCATGATGCGGAGACCTGCCTGATCCGCCTGTCGCACGCACTCCTCGCGGTCGAGCAGAAACGTCCTGCCCGCCTCCACGACGATCATCGACGCGTGTGCCTCGATCAGAACGTGGATCGTGTCTGCGCCAATCGTCGGCACATCGAACCGGAAATCGTGCTCCGGACGCGCCGCCTTGGCGACGACGACGCCCTCCCCGCCGAGCTCTGCGCCACGGCGGATCGCCGCGTCCGTGCCCTCGATCGCCTCAATGGCGACCGGTATGCCATCCTTGACCACTACCGTCTGACCGATGTCCAGATCGGCGACGCTCCGAGCCAGCGCCATGGCAGATGCCGCCGCTTCCGCCGCGCGTTTCCCGATGCGGCGACTCGTCACCGGTCCCGCGTTCGGGACGATGTCGCCGAGGTGATACCTCTGATCGGCGATGACGAACCCACGACGCGCGAACTCATCGCCGATCGCCGCGAGGATCGCCTGGTCGCCACGAGCTCGTGTCTGGGCGAGGATCTTCAGCGCGAGCCAGTCGAGCTGCGTGGGGCGGAACACAACGTCCTTGCGGACGCTGCCGATGATGGCAAGCTCCTTGGTTCCCGACTCATCGAACACGGCGAGGATCGAAGCGATCTGCCCGACGGGAACGCGCTCCAGTCGGGCTGCAGACGCAAGGAGCTCCGGCTGAGTCTTCTCGGCGATGCTGACTACCACCACGGGTCGATGGTGAGCGGCGCGCTGGGCAAGCAGGACGGGCAGACGCCCGCCTCCTGCGATGATTCCAAGCGGCTCCGTCATGGGGACCATCAGCGGCAGACGCCGCGCTTGGATGATTCGATGAACTCGAGGAGGTGCGACACGTACGCATCGTCCTCGACTTCGTCGCGCACGCGCGCCACGTTCACGCTCAGGTTGGTGGCGTTGCGGAACAGGATGCGGTACGCCTGCTTCAGACGACGAACGGACTCTTCCGGCACGTCTCTCATCGGGTGGCTCTGAGCCGTCCCGCGCCCGAGCAGATTCAGCCCCCGAAGTCGCGCTGGATGACCGTCTGCAACTGTGTAGGGAGGCAGGTCCTGGACGAACTTGGAGCAGGCTCCCGACATCGAGCCCCGACCCACGCGGACGAACTGGTGGAACGCGGAGTGGGCTCCGATGCGGCAGTTGCCCTCGATCTGCACGTGGCCGCCGAGGGTCGCGAAGTTCGCCATGATCACGCCGTCTCCGATGACGCAGTCATGGGCGACGTTCGACCAGTTCATCAGGAGGCATCGACTCCCCACCGACGTCGTTCCTCCGTCGAACGACGACGCCGAGATCGTCACGTACTCACGGAGAACCGTGCGGTCGCCGATGTCGGTTCTACAGATGCCGCCTCGATACTTCAAGTCGACGGACACGTGCCCGACAACTGCTCCGAAGAACAGCTCGCAACCCGAACCGATCGTCGTGTGTCGCGCCACCTTGACGTGCTCGTGGATCCTGGAGCCCGATCCGATGGTCACGTCATCGTCGATGATCGAGAATGGCCCGATCTGTACGTCATCAGCCAAGATGGCGTTCGGACTGACGATGGCACTTGAGTGGATGTCAGGCATACAGGTGCTCGTGTTTGAGGATCCGCGAACTGGTCCACGTCTCTCGCCAACGCGGGCTACCCAACGGCATCGCGGTCGGCGATTGCAAAGCTGAACGTCGCTTCGGCCGCCAGCGTGTCGCCGACGTAGGCGGCGCCGCGCAGTCTACCGACCCGCGCGCGTACGCGCAAGGCTTCGACTTCAAGACGCAACTGGTCGCCCGGAGTCACCGGTCTGCGGAACTTGGCGTCTTCGATGGTCATAAACAACGCGAGCTTCCCGGCAAAGGTCGGACTCCTCATCAGCAGGACACCGCCAGCCTGGGCGAGCGCTTCGACGATCAGCACGCCGGGCATGATGGGTCTGCCTGGGAAGTGCCCTCGGAAGAAGTCCTCGTTGCCGGTGACGTTCTTCACGGCAACGATCCGTCGCTCGCCTTCGATCTGCACGACTCGGTCGATGAACAGGAAGGGAGCCCGATGCGGCAGGATGCCCTCGATCTGGGTCAGGTCGAGCGGCGGTTCGAGCTCGCTGACGCGAATCTCCTGCTGCTGACGGCATAGTTCTGCCAACTGTCGGCTGAGCTGGAGGTTCAGAGCGTGCTGCGACCGAACCGCGATGATGTGAGCGAGCGGCAGTGAACCCGCCGTGTACAGGTCGCCGATCAGGTCGAGAACCTTGTGGCGCACCATCTCGTCTTGGAAGCGGAAGGCGTGCCCGCCGCCGGGTTGACCGCTCTCGTCGATCACGAGCACGTTCGAGTCGTCCGCTCCCTTACCAAGCCCGGCGGATCGGAGCGCGGCGACTTCATCTTCGAAGCAGAAGGTCCGCGCAGGCGCAATCTCGCGCTGGTACGTCTCAGGCGTAATGTCGAACGTTGCGATCTGCGTCTGAACGCCCGCTCTGCCGTAGTTGTCGAAGACGAACGTGACGCGCAATCGATCCGACGGAATCAGGTCGATCCGCCGATCACCGTGCTCGACGTGGATCGGCTCCGACAGCCGCAGCCGGCGACGCGGTACCGCCTGAGTCGCGATCCCAGCGTCGATGATCGCGTCAACGAGGGGGCTGGCACTGCCGTCGCCAATCGGAGGCTCCGGCGCGTCGATCTCGATGAGAGCGTTGTCGATGCCGACGCCCGCCAGCGCGGACATGACGTGTTCGATGGTCTGAACGCTGGCTTCGCCCGCCCGCACCCCTGTGCTTCTGCCCAAGTCGCTGACTAGGTTCTCCGGGACGACCGCGACCGTTGGGCGAGCCGGCTGATCGACTCGTTGGAAGGCGATCCCCGTGTTCGGTGCTGCCGGGCAGACGCGCATCGTCGCCTCGACTCCCAGCATCAGACTGATGCCGGACACGACGGCAGGCGACGCGACCGTCTGCTGAAGGGTGGATTCGTCCTTGGAACGGTCAGTGGATGATGTCGGCATCGCGGTCACGGCAACGACGTATCGGCTAGGCTTCCGCCCACATGCTCGGCAAGCGTCGTCGAGAACCGGTTCTTTCCGCCTTCTCCGACGTCGAAGAACAGGTACGCGGTTTCGGCTGGGTGTACCGCCGTCCGGATGCTATCGAGGCTGACGCTGCAGATGGGGGAGGGTGGGATCCCGTCGATCACGTAGGTGTTGTACGGCGACTGCGCCGAGCGGTCGGAAGGCATCATGCTCCGCTGCGGGTTCCCGAGACCGTAGGCGATGGTCGGCTCAGACTGAAGCCGCATGCCGCGTCTCAGCCGGTTGTGGAACACCGAACTGACGCGACGCTTGCCGTCTGCCGTACCCGCCTCCTGCTCGATGATCGATGCGAGCGTCAGGACATCCTGCGAGCTCATCGATGGGTAGAGCCGTCGCGCGTCCGCGAACAGGTCAGCCGTCGCAGCGTGGAACTCATCCAACATCAGAGCCGCCACGGTCCGCGCTGGGCTCCCTTTCGGGAACCGGTAGCTTCCAGCGAGGATGTAACCGTCCGGCAACGGGCTCCTCAGCCCGTACTTGGCGAGGAGACGGTCGTCGTTCAGGGCTGTGAGCAACTCAAGCGCGGGACCGAACCCGTTCGCCTGCCACAGCAGAGCGATCTGCGTGTTGGTCACGCGGCTTGGAAGCGTCCAGACGACGTATGTCGCGGATCCACGGAGATCGTCCAGCAAGTAGTCCGTGGTTGGGGCGACCGGTCGCGGAAGCGCGTCCGACGCCTGACTGTCGGAGCCGCTCTCATTGGCGGAACCGAATGGCTGCGGCAACATCGAGGCTGCGAGAGGCGCTGTCGCAGGAGATGTAGCGGTCTCGACGCGAGGGGCTCCGTGTGTTGCCCGTACGTACCTCCTCAGCGCCTTGGACGCCGCAAGCGATGGCCCGGCAACCACGAGTGACAGCCCAAAGGCAGCCGTAGCTAAAGCCGCGACCGCCACGATGGCTCGCCAGGGGAGTCGTTTGGGGGTAACGAAACGGATCGAATGTCCAGTGCGCTGGAAAAGGCGCTGGCGGAGGCACCGCGCAGCCAGGTCGTGGAGGCGTTCGTGTTCGTAATGCTTCATTCACCACCTAGCACTGGGAGGAACCGATAGCTACCGCGCTCGTGAAACCCCTCGAACCTGCGCGCGCATCGGGCACACGAGTAGATGATCGTTCGGTGTTCCGGGAGGTGGATCACCTCAAGCTCGACAAAGCCCCTAGCACGCGCGTTGCCCGGTGTGAGCCCGGCAGTTCGGGCTTCGAGGTCGCAATCACACACACCGTCCGCGTGATTCACGCTTCGATCCATTTCGGCTGCCTGCCCGAGCCCCACTTTCACCCCGCTCTACACGCCAATATAGCGCATGGACCTGCGGGAGGCAACACGAGGGGGGCGAGCTAGAAGCGCGCAAGAAACGAAACGCGATGCCCATCGCCCACGCCATCGTCGGGCACAAACGCGTAGTCGAGCTGGAAGTCGACGTTCTCAAGCGCCTTGGTACCCTGCGACCGCAGACCGATGCCGACGCTGAACCCATTCGCAGGCGATTCGCTGTTGGCGAACTGGTATCCGGCGCGGAAGGCGATCTGATCGCGGAACCATTGCTCGGTACCAGCGCGGACGCTCGTGTCGCCGTCGCTCGGCATCACGACGTCGACGGCAACCATGGGCCCGTCGTCCGACAGGCACGCGGACGCTCCCAGACGGACGGTCGTCGGCAACGGCGCATCGTCGATGTCTGGGCCCAGGTTCAGCACACTGCCGCCGAGGTCGATCTTCCTGTAGCTGAGTTGGGCTCCGAGGTCGAACGATGCTCCCGTCACCGTGTCGATGTCGTAGTCTTCGCGGATTCCCTTCACCGCGCCGCCTATGCTCAGCGATCCCAGACGGCACGCGGCTGCACCACCGATGGCGTATGTGGATGCCGTGAACTCCGAGTCAGCCTCGAGCGTGTCTCCGGCACGGCGCTCAATGCTAGCGAACACGCCCTGGAAAGTCGCGCCGACTGCCAGCTTCGGCGACACCCGATGGGCGTAGATCAGCGTGTCGTGACTGATGCCGCCGAACGAGAAATCGTGTGTGCCGGTGATCTGGCGACCGTCGATCGACGACAAGGCTGCAGGGTTGCCAAACGCAGCATCGAGGTCTCCGGTGATACCCACGGACGTACCGCCCATGGCGGCGCCCCGGCTGCCGGACTCCATCTTGAGGAATGCCGCACTGCGAGTGCCGGCTTTCTCATGGATGTCACTCTCAGCCCTTGCCGTCGAGTTTCCGATTGCCACAGACAGCAGCACGCCCGCGACACCAATCGTTCTCACGAGGGTTGGCATCGGTCGTCTCGTCATCGAGGTCTCCATCTGCCCCAGTTCTCCAGTGCGCGTCCGCTATCGAACTACGACGAGTCGTCCCATCCGGCGGACCTTGCTCGAGCCGTCGTCGACTTCGACCTGCCAGACGTAGATGCCGCTGGCGACGCGTGTGCCGCTGCGGTTGCTCAGGTCCCACGTCATCGCTTGACTGTTCGCCGTGCGTTCACGCGACGCATCGACCGTGCGGCTGAACAAGAGAGTGCCGGCCACGTCGTAGATGCTCAACGTGACGCGAGCGCCCTCCGCTTGGTTCGTCTCGAACGAGAAGTGCGCCGTGTCGGCGTCTCGATGGAGCGGCGAGGGCCACGAGTAGACGGGACCCTTGAACGCGAGTGCGGTCGTGAACTCCAACGTCCCGACATCGACGATGTTCGTGTTGCCGGCGCGGTCCGTGACACGAACCGCGAGTCGGTACTTGCCGGACCGACTGGGCAAGAAGTCTGCCGACCATTGCGCCCATGCCTTCTGCTGCTCCGTGCTCTCGTCGTCAGCGGCTTCCCAGGCGAGCTCCTCGCCGTCCGGGCCCGTGCCGCCGATCTCAACGAGCGCCACGCCCGAAGCCGTCACCGACAACTGCTGGTTGCCGCCGCCGGTAGTACCAGCCGTGTCACTCGCCGTCCCGGCGATGTGAGCCGGCTTGCTCTCGAAGACGCCAGTGCCGCCGGCGTTCGTGATGGCTGCCACCGGAGCGGTTTTCTCGTAGAGGAACGTGGCTCCTGCGGTCCGAGACGGCTGGATGCCCAACCCGTGGACGTCCAGTCCGACTGCTGTGATCTGGACTCGGTAGATGCCCTGATCCGCTAGCGCCCCTGAGATGAACTCGAGCGTGTCCGTGCCGTTCTGGCGAGTCGTGCCTGAGATCGGCGCTCCTTGTGGCGACACGACCGAAATCGTCGACCGGGCGAGATCCGCGCCAGCGCCGTCATCCGATATCTTCACCCGAAGCGTGATACCGGACTCCGAGTTCACACTTGTCGGGTACTCCAGGCTGTTCGTGTCGACCATGACAGGTCGGTCGTTCAGCGTCAGGGTCGCAACATCGACGGTCGGAGCCTTCGTGTCGAGCTCGAACTCATAGATGGCGACGGTCTCGTTGCCGGCTCGGTCCAGCGGCGCGATCGTCAGCGTGAACGCACCGTCCTGGCTCCCATCGCTCGCCAAGGGGCGCGTGAGGATCAACGCGAGCGACTGGGAACCGTCTCCGGAAACCGAACCGTCGAGCGGCTTGCCGTCCGGGCCCTGAAGCACCATCCACGAGTCGTCCACGTTGTCCCAGTCGATTCCCGAAGCCGGAGACATGTCCCGGATATCCACCGAGAACCCGGCGACGCTCTGAGTCGACCCGCTGGACGGGTAGAGCGTCTGCAGAGAGTTCGAGACGATCCGAGGCGACTGCGAGTCGTAGACGAACGTGAACGTCTTGGCGACGCCCCGCTTGCCGGCAGCATTGGCGGGCGTGACGACGATCCGATAGGTCCCGTCGTCGGAACCGTCGTCTGCCAGTGGCTTTGCGAGCCGGTAGACGAGCGTGGCGTTGCCGCTGGACGACTGCGTGCCGGCGACCGTGTTCCCGCTGTTGTCCGTCAGCCGGATCTCGGTGTGGATGGGCGACAAGGAGATGCCGCCGTTGTTCGTCGCCTGGAGCGTGGCTGTGACCTGCGCGAGCCCCTTCGGCGCGAAAGCCTCATCCACTGGATAGGTCTTGGGCGCTGTCGACGCGACCGTCGGGATGTTCGCCGCGTGGAAGAACGAGAGGTCCGTGCTCCGCCGGTTCCCCGCGCGATCCGCCATCGACAGGCGGAGGGTATGCGTGCCGTCCTGCGTCAGGTCCTCTGCGAACGTGAACGTCAGCGTCGAGGCGCTGTCGTTGGACACGATGCCGGACACCGCTGAACCTGTCGGCGCGAGCAGCGTCGCGGTTGTCGCCGCGAAATCGATCCCGCTGGTTCCGCGGTCGGACAACGTGACCACGATGGACAGAGCATTCGTCGCCAGCGTGCCGCCGCTCTCGGGCACGGATCGCACCAACGTCGGAGCCTGCGTATCGTAGGCGATGGCGTATTCCCACTTCCCCGTGTTCCCCGCGCGGTCCACAGCGGAGACGACGACGCGATACTCGCCGTCCGCCGAGCCGTCGGTGGGCAGAGGCGAAGTCAACTGCCAGCCGACGCGGGACGTTCCGTCGGTCGTTGCACGACCCGCCACGGTGGAGCCGTTGGGTCCCAGCAACCGGACCGACTGCTGAGCCAGATCGAGCCCCGACTGGCCGTCGTCCACCAGCGTCGCCTCCGCCTGCGTGATCGATTGACCGATGTAGCTGAGCGCGAGGCTCAGGCTCGCGGGCGATATCGCCGTGACGCGGGGCGGACGAGAGTCGTACACGACAGCGCGTTCCACCGTCGTTCCGGTCCGTCCGCCAAGATCGACCGGCGTCACAGCGATGGTGTAGTTCCCGTCGTCCGTGCCGTCCGTCGCGAGCGGCAGGATCGGCGTCCACGTGAGCGTCGTACCGCTGGCGGTCGTCCTCCCGGCGACCACGCCGCGCGGACCGGTCACGCGCACGGATGACGCTCCTTCTCGGAGGTCGAGACCGGATCCGCTCAAGTCTTGGAGACCTGCCTTGATCTCGCGGAGTTCACGACGATAGGACGACTCGGTCGAGCCGGACCCAATCGCCAACGACACGACGCGAGGCGGCAGGACGACAACGGTGAACGGAATGCGGATCGCGCTCTCGGCGGCATTGCCTGCCAAGTCGCGCGGCACGATCTCGACGGAATAGGCTCCCGCAGCCGTCAGCGGCGAGAACGTCACCGTGAGCGTGTCGCCGGACGCGCGTCGGTTCGCCGGAACCGTGTTGCCCGTCGGGCCCTTGACGATCACCTGGGAACCCATCAGATCGGGCCCGCTGCCGTCGTCGGCGAGTTGTATCGTGATCTCGGAGAGCGGTTCCGAAACGGTCGCATTGGCGGCGGGCTTCGTGCTCGCCACCGTGGCAACGAGCGTATCGAGAGCGACGACGCGGCTATCCTCGATGCGGTTCCCCAGCGCGTCGACCGCCGTGACGCGAATCGTGTAGGAACCGTCGTCCGATCCGTCCGTCGAGAACGGCGCATTCGTCGTGAACGTCAACGTGCTGCCGGCTCGGCTGATGCGTCCTGGGACGGACGCGCTCGCGGCGTTCAGCAGTTCGAGGGTCGAAGCGTCCAAATCCAGACCCGCGCCGCTACGTTCCTCGAGGACCGCCTGAACCGTGCGCAGCTCGTTGACCGTGGAGCCCGCTGCAGGCGTGGTCGACACGATGCGCAGCCCACGCGTGATCACGTAGAACGGAACGCTTCGGGTTGCGGAGTTTCCGGCGCGATCTTGCAGCGTCACGTTGATCGTGTAGGTGCCGTCATCCGCCCCGTTGGTTCGGAGGGGCAGGAAACCGAGGACTAGAGCGTTGCCATCAGCCCGCTGAGTGGCGTTCACGACACCCCGAGGTCCCGTGAGCTCCAGACGCGAACTCTCGAAGTTCACACCGGACACCGCGTCACGGACCTCCGCACGTACCTCCGACAACGCCGATGCGATCGTGACGCTGGCAGCGGGCGTTGTCGACGACAGCGCTGGAGCCACGGTGTCGTAGACGAGCGTGTAGGTGCGATCCTGGCGGTTGCCTGCCCGGTCACGAGCGGTTACCGCGACGGCATAGACGCCGTCTTGTGCGCCACCGGGCACCAATGGCGTCGCGAGCTGCCACGACACGGCGGATTTCCCGTCGGTCGTCTGCGATCCCACTACCTCCGAGCCGCCCTTCGTGCGCACACGAATCTGGGATGTCGTGGTGTCGATGCCGGTGAGCGTGTCATTGAGGGTCGCCGTGATCCTGGAGATGGTTCCCTTGGCGAACGACTCCGCCGCCGTGAGGTCCATCTGTGAGACCGACTGAATCTCTGGAACCTGCGTGTCGTAGGTGAAGGTGAAGGTCCCGGTCTCGCCGGACGTGCCGACCGCGTTGGTCGGCGTGATGCGAGCCGTGTAGACCCCATCGTCGCGTCCGTCGGTCGCCAGCGCCGGCTGTGGCGTGAACGCGAGCACGCCGTCCGCGAAGGTGGAAGCGCCGACCAGAGCTCTGCCGTCGGGGCCCGTGACCTCGATCCGCGAGCCGTTCGACGCGCCGGACAGCGTCGCCGACACACTCGTCAGCGCCGAGACGTAACCACGGTTCGCCGGAGTCACCGACACGATACGCGGCGCACCGGTCTTGACCGTGAACTCGCGGCGAATCGTGCCCGCGACGTTGCCGGCGCGGTCGCGCGCGACGATCTGGAGGGCATAGACGCCGTCCGCCGATCCGTCGGTCTTGAGCGGGTCGAATGAGATCGTGATCGTCGTGTCGTCCGTGGGACGCGCCGTCACAGAGAGAGCCGCCCCGCCCGGAGCGAGCAGCGAGATGATCGTGCCGGACAGATCGACGCCACTCGTCGCATCCGACAGCGTGACGCGCGCCTGCGACAGCGCCTCGGACACCACCGAGCCCGCCGCTGGCGTCGTCGACACGACCCTGGGCGGCTGCGAGTCGTAGACGATAGGGAACGTGCGCGCCAGGCGGTTCCCCGCCTTGTCCACGATGGTCGCGGCAAGCGTGTACGAGCCGTCGTCAGCGCCGGTGAGTGCGAACCGCGTGGATGGCCTCAACGTCACCGTGTCGACGCCATCGTTCTCCAGCGTCGCAGGGACGGTGGAGCCGCCAGCCTTCGTGAGAGAGAGCGATGTCGCTCCGAAGTCGATGCCGGAGACCGCGTCCTGGACCTTGGCGGCGAACGCATCGGGCGGCTGGCTCACGCGCGATGTACCGCCGGCGAGATCGACATGGGTCAGCGACGTCAGTACCGGCGCGACGAGATCGTGATAGAACGGCACGCTGCGCTGCTTGCCGACGTTGCCGGCGACATCCGCCAGGTTCTGCACGGTCAGCGTGTAGCGTCCGTTCTCGGATAGATTGGACCATCCCACCACCACGGCGAGAGGCGGGGCGGTCTCGGAGACCGAGACCGGTACGTCGACGCCGGATGGGCTCGTCAGTCGCACGGATGCTGTGGCGAAATTCACGCCGGTTCCGCTCTCCACGATGGCGAAAGACATGCTGTCGGTCGTCTTGAGCGCGACGATCTCATCACCGGCAATGGTCTTGCCTGAGCCGGTTGTCACAGCGGAAATGACCGGAGCGACCGTGTCGAGCGTGAAGGAGGAGGTTTTTGCGAGCCGGTTCCCCGCCTTATCGACGGCCGTGACAGTCGCCGTGTAGACTCCATTGCCGGCTGTAGCGGTAAGTGACGATCCGAGCTGAAGCCGAAGCGTGTTCGTCGCACGGTCGATGATGAGTGTGCCGGCAACCGGAGCTCCAGACGGGCTGGTCAGCGCGATTCCAGTCCCCGACGCGTCGAAGTCGAGCGCCGAGCCGGTCCCGGCGTTGACCATCGCGACGAATTCGGTCACTCCGGCATTCAGTCGAGCGCCGTTCGCCGGCGTGATGCTCGCGAGCTCAGGAGCCGTCACATCGACCGTGAAGTCGCCGGTTGCCTTCCCGACGTTGCCTCCGATGTCGGTGACCGCCGCTTCCAGCGTGTAGTTGCCCTCGGGCAACGCCGCCCCGGCAGTGTCGGTTCCCACCCATGTGATGTTCGCCGTCTTCGTCAGCGGCGAAGGACGGCTGATCGCAGGCGTGTTTCGGATGGGTCCCGCCGTCAGGGCGAAGTCCAGGCGAACCGGTGTCTCTGAACTGGCGTATGACACCGTCGTGGAGTCGCGGGAACCGTCGCCGTTCGGAGAGAGCGACCCGACGCGGAGCGAGACGACAGGGGCGGTCGTGTCCACGGTGATCTGGACAATCGCCGTCGTTGCGCCGACATCAATGATCTTGTTGTCGAAGCTGTCGATGGCGATCTGGGCTTTGTAGGTTCCTTCGGCGACCTTCTGGGTGGAACCCCACGCCACCGCACCGTCCCACTCCGAACTGACGGCAATCGTCGTTTCCTCTGCACGAACCTTTGGCATCGACTGAACCGCGCCCTTGGAGACCCAGTCGTCCGCCTCGCTGAACGTGCCGTCCGGGCCCCCGACACCACCCGGTCCACGTGTGTCGATGACCACTCGGTAGCTACCGATCAGCACGCCCGTTACAAAGACGACGAAAGCGCTATCCTGAGACCCATCGCCGTTGGGGCTGAACGTCGGGACGTATGCGGCGTCTCGCGCCGCGTTTTCGTCAAGCGCGTCCGTCGCGTACGGGGCGACTGTGAAGCCCTGAGCGAGCACACTCCACGTCGGTACGACGGCGAATGTCAGGGACAGGACAACGCGCACCAAGAAGGCGGGAATCCCGCCGCCGCGCGGCGAAGTCCGTGCACACGGATCCCCCTCAGTGCCCCTGTCCCGGTCAGCATCGAAGGCAAAGCGAGATGCCAACAACGTTCTGCGCGGATCGCACGAGGGACCATGGGCTGATTGGGCGCTTGAGCCGTTCTTGCGTGGTCTCATCGCTGGTTCTTCATTCCCTCTCGTCGTCCGTGTCCGTCATGTAGCTCGCTGTTCCTGATCGCAAGGCGAATGGTGCGTGGGCGACCCGCCTTCTCCGTAGCTCGTCCCAAGAAGCGTGGAACCGTATGATAGACGAAGTGCCGGGCGAATGGTTGACTTCGTCGTGCGGGATATTCGGCTGAGCATGACCAGCCGTCGAGCGTCATCGACGGCGTAGCA
This window harbors:
- a CDS encoding PorV/PorQ family protein; this encodes METSMTRRPMPTLVRTIGVAGVLLSVAIGNSTARAESDIHEKAGTRSAAFLKMESGSRGAAMGGTSVGITGDLDAAFGNPAALSSIDGRQITGTHDFSFGGISHDTLIYAHRVSPKLAVGATFQGVFASIERRAGDTLEADSEFTASTYAIGGAAACRLGSLSIGGAVKGIREDYDIDTVTGASFDLGAQLSYRKIDLGGSVLNLGPDIDDAPLPTTVRLGASACLSDDGPMVAVDVVMPSDGDTSVRAGTEQWFRDQIAFRAGYQFANSESPANGFSVGIGLRSQGTKALENVDFQLDYAFVPDDGVGDGHRVSFLARF